The following DNA comes from Mycolicibacterium lutetiense.
AGCAACCGTCGACGTCGCGGTAGTCGAGCAGGTCGATCGTGACCCGATCGGACAGGCCCGCCGCCGCCACGCGTTGCCGCGCCAGTTGCTGTTGTTCGCCTGACAGGGTGACCGAGCGGATCTGGGCACCGCGGCCGGCGGCGCGGATGCACAGCTCACCCCAGCCGGTGCCGATCTCCAGCACGCGGCTGCCCGGCCCGACACCAGCGGTGTCGAGCAGCCGGTCGATCTTGTGACGCTGCGCGCCGGCCAGTTCCTCCGGGGTGGCAGGCAACCGGCCGAACAGCGCGCTGGAATATGTCATCGTCTCGTCGAGAAACTCGGCGAACAACTCGTTGGACAGGTCGTAGTGGGCCGAGATGTTGCGCCGGGACTGTGCGGGGTCGTTGTATTGCGATCGCGGTGCCCGCGGCAGCACCAGGCTTCGGAACCGTTGCAGCGGTGCGGGAATCAGCTCGCCCATGGACCGGCAGAACTCGGTCAGCAGACCGACGAGGTCGGTGGAGCTCCACTCGCCGGCCATATAGGACTCGCCGAATCCGATCAGGCCGTGCCTGCCGATCCGGCGCGCCAGCGCCACGGGGCGATGGATCACCATGGTGGGCAGGGTCGGGTCGGCTGCCCCGACCACCGTTCCGTCGGGAAAGGCCAGTCGTAGCGGCAGCGAGGCTGCGGCGCGCCGCAGCAACTGATCGGCCACGACTCCGGCCAGTGCCGCCAGCGGTCCGCTCGGCAGGCGTCCCACATCGGGCCAGCGGTCGGTGTCGACGGTGCCGGGCGCCTCGATCTCAATGCTCACAGTGAATTCCTTCGATATCGGCGGCCCGGGGGATCACGGGGACTCCGCGCAGCCACAACCTGATTCCCTCGATCCGGATGGCCATGGCCCCGGCCAGTGGGGCCAGCGGGGCAGTCAGTTGAAGCCGGAGAAGCACCCTGGCCGTCGCCGGCCTGCGCTCGCCTCGCAAGATCGCGACGAACGCCGGTTGTCCTTCGCGGTGCAGGGAAACCGTCACCGCCAGGTGTTCGTCGGGTTCGGGAGCCCGCAGGAGGTAGTGCCCGTCGACGGCGTTGAACGGTGACACGTACAGGCGCTTGGGTATTCGGGCGGGCCCAGGCGCGGGCAGCAGATAGGCGTGACGGCGGCCGTAGGTGTTGTGTACCTCGGCGACCACGTAGCGCAGCGTGCCGGCGGCATCGTGGCACCAGTACAGGCTCAGCGGGTTGAACACGTAGCCCAGCACCCGCGCCTGCAACAGGGCGGTGACCCGTCCGCCGCCCAGATCCACCTCATGCGACGCCAGGAACGCATCGATACGTTGCCGCAGTGAATCTTTCGGTCCTCCCGAGAAATGGTCGCGAACATCGAACCGGGCGAACGGTCCGAGCCAGCGGGGCAGGCGTGGCATCCGGTCGAGATCGACGTACCAGCTGTATCCGCGGTAGCTGAAGCGATGGTGCACGGGTGCCCGGCGAACATGGGTGATCCGGGTGCGGTACAGGGCGGGCGTCAGCATGGCAGCGCCTCCGGAGCCGCGTCGCCGGCCCAGCTGGCACCCAGTCGCTGGGCGGCCCGCCACCCCGACACTGCGCCGTCCTCGTGAAATCCCCACCCGTGGTAGGCGCCGGCGAACACCACCTGGTCGTCGTTGAGAGTGGGCAGGAGTTGTTGAGCCGCAACAAATTCGGTGGTGTAGACCGGATGGCAGTAGACCATCTCGGCCAACACCGTCGACGGGTCGACCCGATGGGCTCCACCCAGCGTCACCAGGTAGCGCCGATCTCCGCCCAGCCGCATCAGCCGGGTGATGTCGTAGGTGACCGTGACGGCCCGATCAGTGGGATCGACCAGATAGTTCCACGAGGCCCGCGCCCCCGCGCGCTGTGGCAGTACCGATTCGTCGGTATGCAGTTGAGCCTGGCTGAGGCTGTAGCGCAGGGCGCCGAGTATGCGTCGCTCGGCCTCGCTGGGGTGGGCCAGCATCAGCAGCGCCTGGTTGGGGTGCGTGGCGATGACCGCGGCGTCGAACCGCCGGGGTGTCTCACCGTCGACCGTCACCAGCACGCCGTCGGCGCTCCGCTGCACCGATCGCACTGCGGCACCCGCGACGGCCTCGTCGAGCCGGGACACGATCGCGTCGACGTAGGTGGCGGACCCGCCGAGGACGGTGCGCCACGTGGGCGAACCGAAGACCGAGAGCATGCCGTGGTGCTGCAGGAAGACGAACAGGTAGCGAGCCGGATAGCCCAGCGCCTCACCCGGCGGGCAGGACCAGACCGCGGCCACCAGCGGTGTCATGAACCGGTCGATGAAGTACTGGGAGAACCCGTGCCGCCGTACGAAGGCACCCAACGTGTCCTCATCCGCGCCGGGCGGGTGGTTCAGCAGATGAGTGGCCAACCGGTGGAATCGGATGATCTCGCCCAGCATCAGCAGGTAACGCGGCCGGGCCAGGTTGGACCACGTCGGGAACAGGCCGGCCACCCCGCGCGCACCCGCATACTCCAGGCCGCAGCCGTCGTCGCGTACCGACATCGACATATCGGTGTCCTGCGTGCGGATCCCGAGTTCGTCGAACAGTCGGCACAGGGTCGGATATGTCCGGACGTTGTGCACCAGGAAGGCCGTGTCGACGGCGACGGCGCCCCTGTCCTCGATGACGTGATGGGTGTGGGCGTGCCCGCCGAAGCGGGTATCGGCCTCCAGCAGCGTGATCCGGTCGCGCGCCGACAGGACGTACGCCGCGGTCAGTCCGGCGACGCCGCTGCCGATCACCGCGATGGAACGCCCGCCGGGATGAATGGTTTCCACATCCGGTATTCGGAGCCGATCCGGATCCGGATGGGTGGGCGGCTACCGAAGTTCGGCGATCACCTTTCCGAATGCCTCGGCGTGGGCGATCTGCACGATGATGTAGGTGATCCCGTACTTCTCCCGCAGACCGCGAATGTGGTCGGCGATGGCGCTCACCGAACCGGACAGCACGCCGGGGTGGCGGAGGAGCTGTTCGTCGCTCAGCCCCGGCAGGAAATGGCGCGGGACGTTGAGGATGGGCATTTCACTACCAGGTGCGGGCATCGCGGTGACGGCGATGTTGAGCGTCAACTTGTCGAACCGGTCCCCGGCGGCGGTGCGCAGGAACGCAATTCGGTCGGCCAGCGGATCCCCGTCGACGTGATCGCCACCGGTGAGGCCGATGATATCGGCGGTCTGCGCGGCCACCGTCAGCAGTCGGTCGCCGTTGCCCGCGATGAGGATCGGGATGTCCGGTGCATGCTCACGTAGGTACTCGGTGTGGTGGCGCAGATAGTCGATGCGATCGCGCGCCCCGGGGAACGGAAGCTCGGCGGCCTCGAACTCCTCGCGCACGTAGCCGGCGCCGAGCCCGAGGTCGAACCGGCCGCCGGACAGATCCCGCAGGGCAGTGGCGTCGCGCGCCAGCAGGGCCGGCTTGTAGAAGCCGGCATTCAGCACGAACGTCCCGACGCGCAGCGTGCTCGTCGCCGCGGCGATCGCGGTCAGAGTCGGGAACGGTGCGGGTGCCCCCAGATGGTCGGGCACGTTGAGCACGTCGAAGCCGAGGTCTTCGGCACGCCGGGCCGCGTCGGCGATCTGAGACTGGGATTCGGCGACGCGCAGGCTGACACCAAAACGGAAATCGTTGGGCATCACCCGATGCTAATGATTCAGCCCGTGACGGTCAGATAGATCAGCACCACGTTGAGCACACTGATCAATCCGGCCACGGTCCAGCCGAGCATCGTGGTGATGCGGTGGTTGACGTCCTCACCCATCAGGGTCGCGTTACCGGTCAGGCGGATCAGCGGGATCAGCGCCAGCGGTATGCCGAACGAGAGCACGACTTGCGAGAGGACCAGGGCCCGGCTGGGGTCGACGCCGATGGCCAGGATGACCAGGGCCGGAATCAGGGTGACCAGCCGGCGGAGCAGCAGCGGATAGGAGCGCCGCAGCAGCCCCTGCATGATCATCGCGCCCGCATACGCACCGACCGAGGTGGATGCCAGGCCCGACGCCAGCAGCCCGATCGCAAACAGCAGCGCGACCGTCGGACCCAGGGTGTCGCGGACCGCGGCGTGGGCGCCCTCGATGGAATCGGTGTTGTCGCGTCCCTGCAGGTTGGTTGCGGCGACCAGCAGCATGGCCAGGTTCACGGCGCCGGCGACCAGCATGGCTAGTCCGACGTCATAGCGGGTGATCCGAAGTAGCCGCCGCCGCGGGGCGCCGGGTGCGGGGTGGCCGTGGCGGTCGCGGGCCAGGCCGGAGTGCAGGTAGACCGCGTGCGGCATCACGGTGGCGCCGAGCATCGCGGTGGCCAGCAGCAGGCTTTCGGCGCCTTGGAACCGGGGAATCAGCCCGGCCGCAACGTCGGCCGCGGGGGGAGCCTCGACGAACAGGCTGGTGAGAAAGCCGATCGCGATGATCATCAGCAGTCCGGTGATCACCCGTTCGAACGCGCGCTGCCCACGACGGTTCTGCAGGCTGAGCAGCAGTAGTGACACCACGCCGGTGATCGCCCCACCGAGCAGCAGCGGCAGATCGAACAGCAGATACAGGGCGATGGCCCCGCCCACCACCTCGGCGAGATCGGTTGCGACGGCCACCAATTCGGCCTGTATCCAGTAGACGATGCGCGTCGGGGTGCGGGTGTGGTCGGCAACCACCTCGGGCAGCGAGCGGCCCGTGACCAAGCCGAGCTTGGCGGAAAGGTACTGCACCAGCCCGGCCATGGCGTTGGCCACCACGATCACCCAGACCAGCAGGTACCCGAACTGTGCGCCCGCACTGACGTTGGCGGCGACGTTGCCCGGATCGACGTAGGCGATCGCGGCGACGAATGCCGGCCCGAGCAGCGTCCAGCTCGGCGTCGTGCGTGTCTTGGTGTCCTCCAGCAACTGCCCAGCTCTCCATCCGGGTATACGAATAGAAAAGTTAGGGTAGCCGAAATCTGTCGACGGAGCCAGCGTCGGGGGTGGTCAACGCGGTGGTGGGCCGTCCCGATGAGGCCTAACCGGCAGCGTAAAGACCCTTACCGGTGATCAACGGCAGATCGAGCGTGGTCCGGATACCCGGCTTGGCCTCCACTACGGCCGGGATCGCGTTGACGACCCGCGCCGCCGTCGCAACCAGACCCGCATGGTTGTGATCACCGTTCGGGCTGCTCAGGCGCAGATCCAGGATGTAGGACGGTTCACCGGTCACCACGACCCGGTATGAGCCACCTTCCTGTGCGGGCTGCGGCCACTCGGGGCACAGATCGTCGCGCAGCCGTGTCACGTGCTCCAGCACCACGGCCGCCTTGCCGTCGCGCATGCCGCGCACCTCGAAACGCAGGGCGGCGGTGGTGCCCGCCGGGATGTGCCCGGCGGCGATGTCGAAGTCCTCGGGTGCCGGTACCCGGGTGTGTTCCTCGGTCACGGCGTCGAGTTCGATGCCGAGTCCCGCGGCCAGCTGCCGTACCACCGAACCCCAGGCCAGAGTCAGTACGCCGGGTTGCAGCAGCATCGGAGTTTCGTCGATCGGCTTGCCGAAGCCCATCACGTCGAACATCACCGCCGCGCTGTCATAGGTGGCGTAGTCGACGATCTCCATGCACCGGACCTGTTCGATCTGCTGGCAGGTACCGGAAAGGGCAAGGGGAAGAAGGTCATTGGCGAAGCCGGGGTCGATCCCGTTGACAAAAATACTGGCTCCGCCTGCCTCGGCCGCGGTGGCAATGGGCTCGATCAGTTCGGCCGGCAGTACCTCCCACGGGTACTGAAGAAACACCGCGGAGCTGGCCACCACGTTGACCCCGGCCGCCAGGATGCGCCGGTAGTCCTCAAGGGCCTCGGGCAGCCGGTTGTCGGCAAGGGCGGTGTAGACCACGCAGTCCGGCTTGTCGGCCAGGATCGCGTCCAGGTCGTCAGTGGCCAAGACGCCCGTCGAAACATCAAGTCCGGCAAGCTCTCCGGCGTCTTTACCGGCCTTGGCCGACGAGGACACCCACACACCGGTGAGCTCGTAGGCCGGATTGGTGACAAGTTGCTTGAGCGCGTGCTTGCCGACGTTGCCGGTACCGATCGCCGCTACCCGAATGGTCATGCTGCTCCTCAGAGGTCAGGGATGGGCAGGTCAAGATTGGGCGCGTTCAGGCCGCCGTCGACCTCGAGCACCTTGCCGGTCAGGTAGCTACCGGCGGGGGAGGACAGGTACACCGCGGCCGCGGCGATGTCGGTCGGATCGCCCAGGCGGCGCAGGGGTGTGGCCTTCTCCATCGGGTCACGCAGCGCGTCATTGGACGCAACGATCTCCAACGCCGAGGTGAGGATCGAGCCGGGGGCGATGGCGTTGACGCGGATGCGTGGGCTCAGATCCAGGGCGGACAGCCGGGTGTAGTGCGCGAGGGCGGCCTTCGCGGTGCCGTACGCGGCGAACCCGCGTCCGGCCAGACGCCCCACCGTGGAGGTGATGTTGATGATGCTGCCGCCGCCGGAATGCTCGAGCATCAGCGGCGCTGCCGCACAGGTCAGCGCGTGCGCGGTCGACACATTGAAGGTGAAGGCGTCGCGCAGATCCTTGGTGGAGGTGTTCATCAAGGGTGCCGGCATGGTGCCGCCGACGTTGTTGACGACGATGTCTAGTTTCCCGAACGCTTCCACTGCGATGGCCGCGAGTTCGGCGGTGGCCTCGGGGTGGGCCAGGTCGGCGGCGACGACGTGGGCCCGCCGCCCGGTCGCGGCGATCTGCTCGGCAACTTCGTCGAGTTGGGCCTGGGTACGAGCCGCGATAACCACGTCGGCACCGGCTTCCGCGAAGGCCAGGGCGGTAGCCGCGCCCAGTCCTCGGCCGGCTCCGGTGACGATCGCAACCTTGTCGTCCAGTCGGAATCTGTCCAGAATCACGCGCACTCCGTTCGCTTGCTCGGCGCCACGCTAGCAGGGTGAGTGGACGCGTGTCCGGTGTTTCTGAAACACGTTCTAGTTGTGCTGAGGTCCGCCACCGCGTGGCGTGGAGTGTGCGCAAAGCCGTCCGCGTCGGCGGTGGCGGGCGCACAATTGAGGGGTCAGTTCAACGTGGGGAGCCGCGATGACCCAGCAGCGTTATGACTTCTTCGGCGATGTCTTCGCACGGTATTTCAGCCCCGCGATCGGTCGGTACCCCTCGGCGGCGGGCGGCCTCGTCCATCGACTGCTCGCGTGTACCGACGACGTGCAGGACCGGTTGGCCCAAGCCCGTCTCGCGGCGTGCGCGTGGGGCGAGGAGGAGATCGGCCTCCCCGGCCACCTGTACCCGTCGTCCGAACTGTTCGTCTTCACCCAGTGCGGTCTGATCTACGGCGCGCGTTTCGCCGACGCCCGGCACGGGCTGTACTACCTGGCCACTCCGCACCCGATGTTCGACGCGTTCGTCGACCAGATCGAGCACACGCCGCTGCGTCCGGGGGCGGTGGTGGCGGTGGATCGCCGCTGCAGCCACGATCTCGAATCGGCCCATCCGATGGATGCCGCGTTGCGTCGCATCCTCGATGAGCACGAGGCCTTGCGCGTCGACGTCCCTGCTTAGAGACGCTCCGCAGGGGCTGATGTTAACGCCGTGTTTCGGCGGTGTGTGCTGCGCATTACCCCGTATGTGTTCAGTATGAGTCTGTCGCACAACGGATTTCGGCGATTTACCTTTAGTCCACTTCACCGAAACCGAAGGGCGGGCTGAACCCAGTGAAACGGAACTTGAAATGCTTGTGCGCCGCAGGTGCCGGACTGTGTGGGCTCGGGACGGCGTTGGCCGCGCCGGCTGCCGCCGCACCCACCGAGTCGACGGCGAGCCAAACCATCAGTGACCTCGAAAGTAAGGGCTTCCGGGTGATCTTGAGCAAGGTCGGCACCAAGGCCATCGATGATTGCACGGTGACCGCAGTGCGCCAGGGCCGTTCGGTCACCGCACCGCAAGTACCGGCTGGTGCGGCCAGTATCACGTCGTTCAATCCGGGACAGAATCTGCAGTACACCACGGTGTACGTGGATCTGGACTGCCGACGCTGAACTACTTCTTGGCGGCAGCCTTCTTGGCCGCTTTCTTGGCAGGCGCCTTCTTCGCGGGCGCCTTCGCCGGCTCTTTCGATGCGCTGCCACGGGCCTTCACGCTGGCCTCCAGTTTGGCCAGCAGGTCCGAGACATCCTCGGTCTCATCGAGCTCGGTGGGCTGTTCTTCGACCGAGAACGCCTCTCCGCCTTCGAGTTTGGCCTGGACGAGTTCGTTGAGTTGTTCCTGATAGTCGTCGCGGAACTGATCGGGCTTGAAGTCGTCGGTCATCGACTCGACCACCTGGCCGGCCATCTTCAGCTCGGCCGGCTTGATCTCGACCTCCTTGTCCAGCACGGGGAAGTCGGGATCGCGGATCTCGTCGGGCCACAGCAGGGTATGGATCACCATGACGTTGCGCTTACTGAAATCTTTGACCCGCAGCGCCGCCAGCCGCGTCTTGTTCCGCAGTGAGAAATGCACGATGGCCACGCGTTCGGTTTCAGCGAGCGTCTTGGCCAGCAGCACGTAGGACTTCGATGACTTGGAGTCGGGCTCCAGGAAATAGCTCTTGTCGTACATCAACGGGTCGAGTTGGTCGGCCGGGATGAACTCGACGACCTCGATCTCGCGGCTGCGTTCCTCGGGCAGCGTGGCGATGTCCTCATCGGTGATCACCACCATCTGCCCGTCGTCAGATTCGAAAGCCTTGTTGATGTCTCGGAACTCGACGACCTCGCCACACACTTCACAGACCCGCTTGTAGCGGATGCGCCCGTTGTCCTTGGCGTGGACCTGATGGAACTTGATGTCGTGGTCCTCGGTGGCGCTGTAGACCTTGACCGGCACGTTCACCAGGCCGAAGGCGATCGAACCCTTCCAGATGGATCGCATTTGCCCAGTATGGCTTGAACTCGGCGACTGTGCGAAGAACCACCGGATCGGTGCGTCGGGTCAGGTGCCGTTGACGAGGCGGTGTACAGACTTCGGCGCCTCGATATCCGCGCTGACCCACGGTGCGGGAATCGGGTCGCCGGCCACTGTCCGTAGGGGCACGACGCCGGCCCACCCGCCGGAGTCGGCCTCGTCGTCCGGCGGCGGTGGCGGTGCGTCGCGCACCTTGACCGTCCAGCCGTCGGGCGTGATCGGCAGGGCGATGGCGAGCGTCGCGGCGAGTTCTCTCTTCGTGTTGGACCGCACCTCCGAACTGCGGCCGGGAATCAGCGAATCGCTCATCAGGTCGAGGGCGTACGCCGCATCCCGCGGGTCGATCACGGTCAGGTGCCCACGCACCACGGCTGACCGGTAGTTGGCCGTGGAGTCGAAAAGTGTGTTTGCCACGACGATTCCGTCGAGGAGCGTCACGCAGAACCCGGCGGGAGCCCCGGCCGCGACGTGCCGCAGCGCACCCGCTCCCGTCGACCCGTGCAGGACGACCCGGTCACCGTCCCGGGCGTAGAGCATGGGCACGATCCACGGCTGTCCGTCCACGACCGTCGCGAGCGTGCCCACCGCCGCGGCGTCGAGCACCGAGTCAAGGGCGGCCCGGTCGGTGCGGGCAAGCTGGTGTTCTCTCCTGATCTGCTTCACGGAACGAATTCTGCGGGTATTCCGGCCTGCTCAGAAGATCCAGAACTAGAGTGAAAGTGCAGACCACTATTGTGGCGTCATGGCGCGCCACGCACCCGAGCTCAACTTGGCACTGCAGCTGCCCACCGACGAGTCGCCGCTGAGGCAGCGCATCGCGGCCGCCGTCATCGAGCAGATCCGGCTGGGCAGGCTGGGTCCCGGCGACGCGCTGCCGTCGACCCGGAGCCTGGCTGCCGAACTTGCCGTGGCCCGGTCATCGGTGGTCGACGCGTACGACGAGCTCGCCGCGGCCGGCTACACCACCGCGCTGCCCGGATCAGGCACGCGGATCGCTGCCGGGGCAGATGCCGCCGCGCACGCAAATGCGGCGTCACACGTGACCGCGAGCGGTGTCATGCCCGCCGCACGGCGAGCCCCGCGTGATCAATCGCCGGCCTGGGACCTCATGCCCGGGCACCCTGATCCGGGCCTGATCTCGACCACCGACTGGCGCCGCGCCTGGCGGGCGGCCGCCGCTGCGCCGATATCCTCCGCGGCTGCGGGGCCGCACGGCCACGCCGGACTCCGCCAAGCCCTGGCCGGGCATCTGCGTCGTACCCGCGGAATCGTTGCCGACCCGAGCGAGCTGATCATCGTGCCCGGCGTGGCCTCCGCGTTGCGCACCATCACCCAGGCGGCCGGGCTGGCCGGGCGCGACATCGCTTTCGAGGAGCCCGGGTACGCCGAGGCGCGGGAAGTGTTCCAGATGTCCGGCGCCCGAACGCGTGCCGTGCCGGTCGACGGGGACGGCCTCGATCCGGGCTCGCTGCGCGAGTCCGATGCGGCCGTGTATTGCACTCCGGCACATCAGTATCCGCTCGGGGCGCGGCTGCCCGTGTCCCGACGTGCTCAGCTCGTGCAGTGGGCCGCCCGGACCGGCAGCCTGCTCATCGAGGACGACTACGACGGTGAATTTCGCTATGACGTGTCTGCGCTGCCCGCGCTGCGCGGCATCGACGGCGGGCGTGACTGCGTGGCCTACATCGGGACGGCGTCGAAAATCCTCACACCCACGCTGCGGGTCGCCTGGATGATACCGCCGCCGCGGTTGCGGGATGCCGTCGCCGACGCGCTGGAACGCAGCGGTGAATCCGTCTGTGGGGTAACGACTCTCGCGTTGGCCCGATTCATCGATTCGGGTGCGCTGACCCGACACCTCGCCAGGGCGGCACGCACCTACTCGGCGCGGCGGGCGGCGCTTGTCAGTGCGCTCGGTCGCCGGTGCGCAGGTATTCAGCTGGCCGGCGTCGAGGCCGGCTTGCACATGGTGGTGCGGCTGCACGACACGATCGACGACATCGCGATGGCTGCCACGCTCCGCGACCGAGGAGTCACCGCGTCGCCGCTGTCCTCATTCTTTTCGGACTTCTCGGACATCGCCGGCACCCGGGGGCTGGTGTGTGGGTACGCGCGGCTTCCCGAGACCCAGGCGGACGCGGTGGCCGAGCTCATCGCGGATGCGATCCGTCAGCCGTGAGCGCCGCTCAGGACTGCGCTGCAGCGTCTCGTGCCGCACGATCCGGCAAGTCGGCGCCGGGCCGAGCCACCGTCAACGCCGCCGACAACGCAGCGGACCTCAGGACACCTTCGAGACTCTCAGTACCGATCCGGGACAGGTCACGACGACGGTCCGCGCCGAGCAACCCCAACGACCACAGCGCATCGAGCAGGCCTGTCATGAAGGCGTCACCGGCCCCGACGGTGTCCACTACCTGCACCGACCGGGCGGGGACCGACACCGAACCGGCCCGGCAGACCGCGAACGCGCCGCCCTCACCCGACGTCACGGCGACGATTGACGGGCCGACCTCCAGCCAGGCCCGTGCGATCTGCTCGGGGGAGTGGCGGGGGTCCATCCAGCGCAGGTCGTCCTCGGAGGCTTTGACGATGTCGGCGCGTTCGATGAGTCGGTCGATGCGCCCGCGAGCGATGTCGTCGTCCCGGATCACGTCCGGCCGGATATTCGGATCGAAGCTGATGGTCGCCGACATCCGGTAGGCATCCAGCAGAGAGGCGGCGGCGCGACATCCTGGCTCCAGCACGGTGGCAATCGATCCGGTGTGCACCAGCAGCGGGGTCGCCACCTCGGGCGTGCCGGAAAGCTGCCAATCGATGTCGAATTGATAGTGCGCCGACCCTGCGGCGTCCAGGGTGGCCATCGCGGTCGGTGTCCGCCGGGCATTCCTGCTGCCCGAAACGAGTTGTACCCCAGACCTTTCCACGTACTCGACGATGAGCTTGCCGCGGTCGTCGTCGGCGATGTGAGTGAGGAAGTCGACGTCGCGGCCCAGCCGTCCGAGACCGACGGCGACATTGAGTGCGCTGCCGCCGACGTACTCTCCGACGACGTTGCCATCCCGCTCGACGATGTCGATCAGTGCCTCGCCGATGACCAGGGCCCGGCTCATAGCTCCATGGTAGGTGGCTTGGGCTAGAGCTGTCCGGCGATGAACCCAGCCGCCTGATCGGGATATGGCGGGAGCTCATATGCGCTGTGCGCCGCGCGGGCACGCCCACCCTCGACACAGATCGGATCGCCGGCGCTGCACAGGTCGATCGCCCGCCCGGCGAACTGTCCGGTGCTCGACAGCGGCGTGCCGAATCGATTGCCGGGATTGCCGAACACCGCGACCGCAGCGACCCGGTCGGCGCTGTAGGACGGTAACGCCGGAGCCGAGCCGATCGTGCCGATCCGGTCACCGATCGGCGGTACGCCCGCCAACATCGAAACTGCCGCTGCGCCTTGCGAGAATCCGCCCAGCACCACTTGGGTGCCGGGGCATTGGTCGG
Coding sequences within:
- a CDS encoding cutinase family protein, producing the protein MSLNTAVLRWAIAASIATAVLISPVPAASADPCSDVEVVFARGTGEPPGIGRVGQTLVDQLGSRIAPRSLGVYAVNYPAGLNFLTTADGANDAAGHIAWLADQCPGTQVVLGGFSQGAAAVSMLAGVPPIGDRIGTIGSAPALPSYSADRVAAVAVFGNPGNRFGTPLSSTGQFAGRAIDLCSAGDPICVEGGRARAAHSAYELPPYPDQAAGFIAGQL
- a CDS encoding carbohydrate kinase family protein; protein product: MSRALVIGEALIDIVERDGNVVGEYVGGSALNVAVGLGRLGRDVDFLTHIADDDRGKLIVEYVERSGVQLVSGSRNARRTPTAMATLDAAGSAHYQFDIDWQLSGTPEVATPLLVHTGSIATVLEPGCRAAASLLDAYRMSATISFDPNIRPDVIRDDDIARGRIDRLIERADIVKASEDDLRWMDPRHSPEQIARAWLEVGPSIVAVTSGEGGAFAVCRAGSVSVPARSVQVVDTVGAGDAFMTGLLDALWSLGLLGADRRRDLSRIGTESLEGVLRSAALSAALTVARPGADLPDRAARDAAAQS
- a CDS encoding pyridoxamine 5'-phosphate oxidase family protein; its protein translation is MKQIRREHQLARTDRAALDSVLDAAAVGTLATVVDGQPWIVPMLYARDGDRVVLHGSTGAGALRHVAAGAPAGFCVTLLDGIVVANTLFDSTANYRSAVVRGHLTVIDPRDAAYALDLMSDSLIPGRSSEVRSNTKRELAATLAIALPITPDGWTVKVRDAPPPPPDDEADSGGWAGVVPLRTVAGDPIPAPWVSADIEAPKSVHRLVNGT
- the pdxR gene encoding MocR-like pyridoxine biosynthesis transcription factor PdxR; amino-acid sequence: MARHAPELNLALQLPTDESPLRQRIAAAVIEQIRLGRLGPGDALPSTRSLAAELAVARSSVVDAYDELAAAGYTTALPGSGTRIAAGADAAAHANAASHVTASGVMPAARRAPRDQSPAWDLMPGHPDPGLISTTDWRRAWRAAAAAPISSAAAGPHGHAGLRQALAGHLRRTRGIVADPSELIIVPGVASALRTITQAAGLAGRDIAFEEPGYAEAREVFQMSGARTRAVPVDGDGLDPGSLRESDAAVYCTPAHQYPLGARLPVSRRAQLVQWAARTGSLLIEDDYDGEFRYDVSALPALRGIDGGRDCVAYIGTASKILTPTLRVAWMIPPPRLRDAVADALERSGESVCGVTTLALARFIDSGALTRHLARAARTYSARRAALVSALGRRCAGIQLAGVEAGLHMVVRLHDTIDDIAMAATLRDRGVTASPLSSFFSDFSDIAGTRGLVCGYARLPETQADAVAELIADAIRQP